The region CCAAGCTTTTCTTCGGGCATCACCTGGCTTGCAGATATCCGCTCGAGTTCCTCAAGCCGTACAAACCGTCGATGCGCCTCGACCAGCACGGCCCGGTAGAGGCCATCGCGATTGCCGAAATGATAGTTGATCGAGGCAAGGTCGACTTCCGCCTTCGCGGCGATCGCCTTGCTCGTGGTAGAGGCCAGCCCCTGCGACGCGAACAATGTGCCAGCGCTTTCCAATATGCGCGCGCGGGTCGCCGCACCGTCCGACCGGGGGCCTCGGAGGGGTTTGCCATTCATGATTTGCTCTTGAACCGGATCAGATTGTAGGACAAGTCGAACATTAAATCCGATTTAGACTAACATTCTTTTCGCCGCAGTCCTCACCGTCCGGAGTCGTCACATGCACAATCGCACCCTTAGTATCCTCGGCATGGCCGGACTGGCGCTGAGTGGGTGTGGCGGGAAAGATGCCGGCAAGACCGAACTTGTCCTTCAGGGCAATGTCGATGTGCGGCAGGTTTCGCTCGCGTTCGAGGACAGCGGCCGCATCGCACAAGTGCGGGCGGAGGAAGGTGACAGCGTGAAGGCGGGAAGCATCCTGGCCACGCTCGATACCGTGTCGCTCAACCTGCAGGCCGAGGAAGCCAAAGCCCAGGGCGAGGTGCAGCGGCAGAATCTGCTGCGCCTGCGCAATGGCTCCCGGCCGGAGGAAATCGCCCAGGCCCAGGCGCGCCTGACGTCGGTGGAAGCCGAGGCGGCGCGCGCGGAAGGTGATCTCGCGCGTCTTCGCGGCATTGCCGCCTCGACCCAGGGGCGCGGGGTCAGCGCGCAGGATGTCGATCATGCCAGCAAGACGGCAGTGGCGGCGCGGGCAAGGGCGCGCGAACAGGCCGAAGCGCTCCGCCTTGCCCGGCGTGGCCCGCGGGCGGAAGATGTCGCGGGTGGTGAAGCCCAGGTGAAGGCGGCGCAGGCGCAGGTCGCGCTGCTCCAGCACCGGATCGACCAGGGCGTGCTGCGCGCGCCGGTCGATGGGGTGGTGCGCTCGCGCCTGCTCGAACCGGGCGACATGGCCTCGCCGCAGAAGGCGGTGTTCGCCATCGCCCTCGCTGATCCCAAATGGGTGCGGGTCTATGTGAACCAGCCCGACCTTGGCCGCATCAAGCCGGGCATGGCGGCGAGCGTGGTCAGCGACAGCATGCCCGATCAACCGGTGCCCGGCAGGATCGGCTATATCTCGTCGGTCGCCGAATTCACGCCCAAGTCGGTCGAAACCGAGGAACTGCGGACCAGCCTCGTCTATGAGGTCCGGGTGCAGGTCGAGGACAAGGCCAACCGCCTGCGGCTTGGGCAGCCGGTGACGGTGCGGATCAATACCGGCAATGGCGGCGCGGCGCGGTGAGCGAGCCCGACATAACGGTCGCGATCGAGGGCTTGCGAAAACGCTTCGATGCGCCCGACGGCAAGCCGTTCGATGCGATCGACGACATCTCGCTGACCGTCCGCGCGGGCGAGCTGACCGCCTTCGTCGGTCCCGACGGCGCGGGCAAGACCACGCTCATGCGAATGATGGCGGGGCTGCTGCGCCCCGACGAGGGCAGCCTCAATGTGCTGGGCATCGACGTGCGCGCCGATCCGCAATCGGTGCAGAACCGCATCAGCTATATGCCTCAGCGCTTCGGCCTCTACGAGGATCTGAGCGTCCAGGAAAATCTCGATCTCTACGCCGACCTCCACGGCGTGCCGCAGGAGGTGCGCCGCGAGCGCTTCGGCCGGATGCTCGAGATGACCGACATGGCGCGCTTCACCGACCGGCCGGCGGGCAAGCTGTCGGGCGGCATGAAGCAGAAGCTGGGGCTAGCCTGCACGCTGGTGCGCTCGCCCGACCTGCTGCTGCTCGACGAGCCGAGCGTCGGGGTCGATCCGCTCTCGCGCCGGGACCTGTGGAAGATCATCGACCAGCTCATCGCCGACGAGCAATTGAGCGTCATCGTCAGCACCGCTTACATGGACGAAGCCGAGCGCTGCGGGCAGATTTTCGTTTTCCATCACGGCAGGATACTGGCCGACGGCCCGCCGGATGCGCTGCGAAAGAGGGCCGAAGGCCTCGGTTATGTGGCCGACGCCTTGCCGGATCGGCCCGCGCGGGTTCTCCAGGCCCGCCTGATCGATGCACCGGACCGGATCATCGATGCGGTTCCCAAGGGCGGCGACGTTCATTTCATTCGCAGGCCGCAATGCGACGAAGCAGCGCTGGCCGACCTGCTGTCCGACACAAGGGTCCAGCCACGCGACGCCGAACTCGAAGACGCCTTCATGCTGCTGTTGCGCGAGCATGAGAACGAGCCGGCACAAGCAGCCGATGATGCGAACACGAACAAGGAAGACGGGGATCGGTACGGTACGGCCGAAACCGCGTCGCCATCTGCCGGGGAACGGGACGGGCCAGTGATCGTCGTGCGGGATCTCGTCCGCAAGTTCGGCGATTTCACTGCCGTTGCCAGCACGTCCTTCGACGTGCAGCGCGGTGAGATCTTCGGGCTGCTCGGCCCCAATGGCGCGGGCAAGACCACCACATTTCGCATGCTGTGCGGCCTGCTCCCGGCGACCAGCGGTCATCTCGAGGTGGCGGGTGTCGATCTGCGCACGGCACGCGCCAAGGCGCGGGCACGGATCGGCTATGTCAGCCAAAAGTTCGCGCTCTACGGCAACCTCTCGGTCAGGGAGAATCTCGAATTCTTCGCCGGCGCTTATGGTCTGCGCGGCGAGCGGAAACGCGAGCGGGTCAAGGCGGTGATCGCGCAGTTCGATCTTGATGCGTCGGCGCAGAGCGGCATCCTGCCGGTCGGTTACAAGCAGCGGCTCGCCATGGCGGCGGGGCTGCTGCACGAGCCCGACATCCTCTTCCTCGACGAGCCGACCAGCGGCATCGACCCGCTCGCGCGCCGCGCCTTCTGGCGCACGATCACCAGCCTGGCGCAGGGCGGCGTCACGATCATCATCACCACCCATTTCATGGAAGAAGCGGAATATTGTGACCGCATCGCCATCCAGGATGCCGGCGAACTGCTCGCGCTCGGAACGCCTGCCGAGGTGCGCGAACAGGCCGGCGACGACGCAAGCGACATGAACGAGGCTTTCATCGCCATCGTCGAACAGAACCGTGCCCGCCAAACCAATGAGAAGGTGGCCGCATGAGCAGCGCCTCAGGCTTCCACAGGCGGCTGATCGCGCTGACCCGCAAGGAAGTGCGCCAGCTCCTGCGCGACAAGAGCAACCTGTTCGTCGGTCTGCTGCTGCCGCTCGCGCTCATCTTGCTGTTCGGCTACGGCCTGTCCTTCGACGTGAAGGATGCGCCGGTCGCGATCGTGCTGGAGGATCGCTCCCCCGCCGCTCAGGAAGCGGTCGCGGGGATCGGCGGCTCACCCTATCTCGTGCCCGTCGCAGCCGCGAGCATGGACGAGGCCGTCAGGCTGATCCGCGCGCATAAGGTCGAGGGCATCGTGCGTGTGCCGGTCGATTTCTCCCAGCGCCGAGCCGCGGGCGATGCGCGGATACAGCTTATCGTCAACGGCGCGGATTCGACGACAGCGTCCGCAATCGAAGGCTATGTGAACGGCGGGATCCAGACAGCCTCTCGCCATATAATGGATCGATCCGGTAGCGGATCGGGAGGCGGTATCACGCTGGTGCAGCGCACCTGGTTCAACGAGGCGGGCGTCAGCACCTGGTATCTGGTGCCCGGCCTCCTCGTGCTGGTGATGACCCTGATCGGCGCGTTCCTCACCTCGCTGCTGATTGCGCGGGAATGGGAGCGCGGCACGTTGGAATCGCTGTTCGTGACCCCGGTTCGCCCGCTGGAGCTCGTGCTCTCCAAGCTTGCGCCCTATGTGGTGATCGGCGCGATCGATATGGGCGTCTGCCTGATATCAGCGCGCTTCCTGTTCGAGGTGCCGATCCGCGGCTCGCTCCTCGTCATCATTGTCGCCTCGCTGCTCTACCTGATCGTCGCGCTGCTGCTCGGCCTGTTCATCTCGGGAACGACCCGTAACCAGTTCGCCGCCAGCCAGATGGCGCTGCTGGCGAGCTTCATGCCGGCGATGATGCTGTCGGGCTTTGTCTTCGACCTGCGCAATGTGCCGCTGGTGATCCAGATCGTCAGCCAGCTTCTGCCCGCAACGCACTTCATGGAGCTGGTGAAATCGCTGTTCCTCGCCGGGACGATCTGGCCAATGGTCCTCAAGAATTGCGCGATTCTCGCCGCCTACGGCGTCCTGCTGGCCTTCGTCACCGGGCGCACCTTGCGCAAGAGGCTGGACTGATGCGCGTTGCTGGACTGACACTCGGCGCCGACTTCATCGCCTGGCTCGCCCAGACCTTCGCGCTCGTCCGCAAGGAGATACTGGCGCTGGTCAAGGATCCCGCCAACCGCACGATCCTGTTCGCCCCGGCCCTCATGCAGGCCCTGCTGTTCGGTTATGGCGCGACCTACGACCTGACCCATGTGCCCTATGCGGTGGTCGACCAGAGCCGTAGCGCCGCCTCCACCGAATTGCTTGCGCGGCTCGACGGCACCGGCGTGTTCCGGCGCGAGGCGGCGCTCGCGTCCAACGCGCAGATCGGCGACCTCATCGACAGCGGCAAGGTGCTGCTCGCGATCAGCATCCCGTCCGACTTCGAGCATCGGTTGACCGTGGGCGATACCGCGCCGATCCAGATCATCCTTGATGGCCGCAACAGTTCGACGGCGGGGGCGGCGGCAGGCCAGATCGGCGCGATCGTTGCCGATTATGGCCGCTCGTTGGGCGGCAGCCCGCCGATCACCGTCGAGCGGCGGGCCTGGTATAATCCGAACCTGGAATCGCGCTGGACGCTGATGCCCGCAATGATCGCGGCGCTGAGCTTTTTGCAGACCCTGCTGCTGTCGGCGCTGTCCGTCGCGCGCGAGCGCGAACAGGGAACGTTCGACCAGCTGCTGGTGACGCCGCTGGGTCTGATGCAGATCCTGATCGGCAAGGCTATTCCCTCGATCCTCGTCGGCCTCATCCAGTCGACCATCATCCTGCTCATCATCCGCTTCTGGTTCGAGATTCCGATGAACGGTTCCTACTGGCTGCTCTATCTGGGGCTCGTCACGTTCACGGCCGCGGGTGTCGGCATCGGCATGTCGATCTCGGCCCTGTCGCTCACCATGCAGCAGGCGATGCTCTATACCTTCCTGCTGGTGATGCCGTTGATGCTGTTGTCGGGCATGCTGACGCCGGTGCGCAACATGCCGCAGATCCTCCAACTCATCACCTACGTCAATCCGCTGCGCTTCGGCATCGATATGGTGCGCCGCATCTATCTTGAGGGCGCGGTCTTCGCCGATGTCGCCCTCGACTTCGTGCCGATGCTGGTGGTGGCAGCCATTACCCTGCCGCTCGCCGCATGGCTCTTCCGCAACCGCCTCGCCTGATGAACTGGACTTTCGCCATGCCCTTCATTCCGCCCGCATCTAGCATCCCGATCCGGCAGGCAATTGCTTCTTCCCTGATGGCACTTGCCCTGGCCGGCTGCACCATGGGACCGAACTTCACGAAGCCGGCGCCCTCCGCGCCCGCCGACTGGACGAGTTGGCGCAGCGGCGACGCCAGCCTGCATGGGGCCATCGGCACGGACGCCACATTGCCTGCCGATTGGTGGCGGGCGTTCAATGATCCCGTGCTGGATGAACTGGTGCGCCGCGGTTTCGCCGCGAGCCCGGACCTCCAGACCGCCGCGCTGCACGTCGCGCAGGCGCGCGTCCAGCGTGGTAGCGCGGCGGTGCAGGGCTTGCCGCAGATCAATGCCAGCGGGCAGGTGTCGCGCCAGCGCCAGAGCGAACATGGCGCCAGTACGCGGCTGCTCAACGTGGTATCGAGCTCCTCGTCAGGTTCTGATCGGGATGCCCTGGTCAAGCTATTGAGCGAGCCGTTCACGCTCTACCAGACCGGGCTCGACGCCTCCTGGGAGCTCGACCTTTGGGGCAAGGTCCGGCGGTCGCTCGAGGCGGCCGATGCGGGCGTCGCGCAGCAGGCCGCGCTGCTCGATCATGCCCGGCTCAGCCTTGCCAGCGACGTCGCGCGCAATTATTTCGATCTGCGCGCGACCCAGCGCAAGATTGCGCTCGCGCGGGAGGACATCACGGCGCTCAAGGAACGCACCGATCTTCTCTCGGCCCGCACCACGGGTGGGATTAACAATCACTTCGATCTCGAACGCCAGCGTAGCGAATTGCAGGGGATCGAGGCGCAACTGCCCGCGCTGCTCGCCCAGGAAGCCGCGCAGGCCAACCAGATCGCCCTGCTGCTGGGGGAACGGCCCGGCGCCCTAGGCGATCTGCTGAAGCCGGTGGCCGATGCCGGCAAGCCCGCGCTGCCCGATCTGGCGCTCGGCCTTCCCTCCGAGATCGCGTTGTGCCGGCCTGATATCCGCGCGGCAGAAGCCCGGTTGCACAGCGTCACTGCCAATATCGGTGTCGCCAAAGCGGACATGTATCCGAGCATCCGCCTCGGCGGTGGGTTCAACCTCGAATCCTATCGAGCCGAGAACCTGTTCGACTGGGCGAGCCGCGCCTGGTCGATCGGGCCGAGCGTCAGCCTGCCGCTGTTCGATGGCGGGCGGCGCAAGCGCGTCGTCCAGCTTCGCGAGCTGGAGCAGAAGGAAGCGGCGGTCTCCTACCAGCAGACCGTGCTTCAGGCCTGGCAAGAGATCGACGATGCGCTCAATGGCTATACCGCCGAGCAGCAGCAGAACGCGATGCTGGCCGCGCGGCTCGACAGCGCGCGGGCCGCGTTCGATCTGGCATCCGCGCGCTATCGGGGCGGGGTCATCACCTGGCTGGACGTCATCGACAGCCAGCGGACGATGCTGCAGGCGTCGCGCGATCTGGCGGACAGCAATGGGCGCCTCGCAACCCGCTATGCCGCGCTCAACAAGGCGATCGGGAACGCATCGGAATCGACGGCAGCTAAAGCGAATTGAGTGCGGCGCCAGAAGCGGCGATGAGCAAAGCCACCGATGTTCATCAACGTAAGGTGTTGTCAGGATGTTTGCCGGGCGCGCGCCGCGATGCGCTTGCGGGCCACGCCGATATGCGCAACCGGTGCCGCCTTAATGCCACGTTCTTCATTGGATCGATGATCGACGCGGACATCATATCCCAGCGCCGCGAACTTATCGTTCAGGACCCTCGCCCAAGCGGCACGGATGTCGAGCAGCTTCCCGCGACTGTTCCATTCGCGCGGTTTCTGGCCAAACAGCCCGTCAACGATCGGACGGGTCGGTATCAGCAGATAGCCATGGTGGCGCTTGCCCCTGGGCGTGTCGCCCATCTCGATCAGCGTCAGGTCGGCGGCAAAACCCGCGACGCAAAATATCTCGCTGGCGAAACGCCGCAGGACCGCGATCGACGCCGGCAGGTCCAGTTCATCGGGCAGCGCGACGTCGAACTGCCTGGCGAGCTGCGCGTCCTTGCGGATTTCGGCTGCTGCCAATGCGTTCCAGAAACACTCGCGATCCTCCCACTGCGCGGGGGCCCCGGACGGCAGTATCAGCGCCGACCAGGCGACCGCCCGCTTGTTCGCGAAATTGGAAAACCGGCCGTAGCGCTCATCGTACAGCCGGCAGCTGTTTTGCCAGGCCGCGGCCGCGACGATGCTGCGTCCAGCGCCGCGGCTGATGATATTCACATGGAAATGAAAGATCGCCATCTTTTCCTCCTGTCCCAGCGTCACGCCCGAACCGGACCGTCAATTTTCATGACCGGTCCTTCCCGTCGTTCCGCGACCATTCCGGCAAGAGGTCCTGTTTCAACCCGGTGATCACCGCGTCCGAGATCGCCTCGATGCACTTGCGCTCGATGTAGGCGAGGTCGCCGTGGATCAGTTGCCGCGGGAACCGCATGCGTTGGCCCGCATAGAGGACAGGCAGCGCGATATGCGCGGTCGATGCACCGAGCCGGAGCAGTGCGATCAGATGATCCTCCAGCCTTATCCCCGGATCGCCGGACTCGATCGCGCGATACCAGCGCAGGCTTCCGCCCATTTCGGTGGCGACCTCCAGCTGCGTCAAACCGAGCGCCTTTCGCGCCTGCCTGATCTTCTCGCCGGAGAGCTTCTTGAGTTCCTTGAAGATCGACAGGTCGACGTCGGCGAATTTTCCATCGGATGCCATATGTCCTTCCTCCCCGGTTCGGCCCGTCGGGCTCTGTGGGTTATCCGGCGAAGGTAGAATCGCGAAGCGGTCGGCATCAAGAATAGATGCCGATGATTTTAGAGGAATATTTCTGCTCATTTGCAACGGATGCGCGAGCATATTTATTTTCTGACGCGCAATGGGCAGATAATTTCCCGTTTCCTCCACATCGGATCATTCAGGAACTTCATTGTCGAACCGGCACCGGATCAGGCCATGTGATCCCGAAAGCGAGTTTATAAGGCTAAGTTCGCATATTTACGGCTAATATCGCCATTTCAGGCACTACGCTGCCGGGTCCTGTTGCAATCCTCTTCGTTTCAAATCACTCAGATCGTGTTCCGAGGGTTCAAGTCGAATCGGACCTGATACTTCGGACCATTAAGTATTCATCAACCATGGCGCGGGGCGCCAGCATGGAGTCGTGCATGATGCCGATTGCCAAAGCGATGACGGCTGCCCTGGGCGCACTGATCGTCACGACGACGGCCTGTGCCGGACCCGGCGGACATGGCCGACAGACAGTTGTCGCGCCGGTGGCCGAGCAGCCGCGCATCGTGGTGGCGACGGTCGATGGGTTCGTTCTGCGCGCCGCCGCGACGAACCGGACGGAGCCGATGCCCGCAACCGTCACCGCCGATCACATCCCGGTGGGAACGGGCACGCATATCGATGCGCGCCTGCTCTCCCGCCCCGCCAGCACTCTTCAGGAGACTTCGCATGCGCATCCGTAAGTTGGGGGCCACAACCCTCGCTCTCCCCCTGTTGGTTGCCGCTCAAGGCGCGGCGTTCGCGCAAGCCGCCGATCCGCTTACCGCCGCCGCGCGCGACGCGGAAAGCGAATTGCGGCAGACATTCGTCAATCTGCAATTCGAGGATTTCGGGCCGGCGCCCGTCAAGGGCCCGATCTATCAGGCGACGGCAGGCGGCCGCATCATCTATTATGCGCCTGACAGCGAACATCTGCTGTTCGCGGAAATCTACGACCGCAACGGCCAGAACCTCACCGCGCTGGCGCAGAACACCGCTTCAGCGAAGAAACTCGCCGGGATCGACACCGGCATGGCTCTCGCCATCGGTCCGGCGGGCGCGCCCACGGTTGTCGAATTCACCGATCCCGATTGTCCCTATTGCCGCGCGCTCGAGCGCTTCTGGGCGGCGAAGGCCGCCGAAGGCAAGCCGGTACGGCGCCTGATCTTCTTCGTCTCCGGCATCCACGCCGAGGCCGCCGCCAAGGCCGAGCATGTCCTTTGCTCCCCGGACAAGGAAGCGGCGTTCAAGGCGATCTACGCCGGAGCCGCGCCCACGCCTTTGCGCACATGCGCGGAAGGTAAGGCCAGGGTCGAGGCGCATGCAGGAATCGTCGGCAAGACCGGCATCACCGGCACGCCAACCCTGATCGCGGACGGACAGATGATTTCCGGTTTCCGGCAGGCCGAGATCGAGGCGTTCCTCGACGGTAAGAAGGCGCTCGCCAATGCCGGCCGCTGATCGCCTTCCGGCTCCTCACATCGCGAACGCGCGGTGCATCGGCCCTGCCGCTGCCGCGCAAATCCCAATGCCGGCGGCGGGACCCGAACCGGGCCGTCCAGCCTCGCCGTCGGCCGACAGCGATCCTCATCGATGCCGGCAAGCAGTCCCCGGAGCGGCCCATCTTCCCTGGAGCAAGTGCATGTTGAAAACACTCGGCAGACAATCCGCCTCAATCGCCAATGTCGGCATTCCCGTAACCCTGCTCGCGCTGCTCGGGGCCGGTGGGGCTCACGCCTTCTCGGCGCCGGCGGCCGGCGACCTCGGCTACGACATCTACGATATCGTGGTCAATCAAGGGGTCAAAGGCCCGCTCGGCTTCGTCGGCGGCGTCGCGGCCTTCCTGTTCGGCGTGAGCAGGCTCTTCTCGAACATCATGATCGGCATCCCGACCATCGTGGCGGCCGTCTGCCTGATCAAGGCGGACTCGATCCTCCAGACATTCGGAATGGTCATCTGACGGATTGGTCCGCCGCCGCGCCTGGGCGCGGTCGGCGGACCTCAACGGGCCAGGGCGCATGAGGCGCACTGGCGGGACAACCCCCGAAGTTCAACCAGCTTCGCAGGGAGGTCACGACGCAAGGAGGAGAAGGCTCGTGGACGAGCGGCTACCCCAATATCTGCACAAACCTGTCCAGATCCTGTGGTTTGGATCGGACGAGTTCGTGCTCGTGATCACGGTGATCTTCGTCGCCGTGATCGTGGGCGGGATGCTCGGTTGGGCGCTCGTCGCGGGTCTTCTCCTTTTCGTTCCCTGGCTCCGCACCAAGCCGCGCGGCTTCATCCCGCACATGGCCTGGCGCTGGGGGCTTGTCCGCTGGTCCAACTATCCGGGTCCGACCCAGACCCGGTTCTACGAGTGAGGCGGGCCATGTTCGGACGCAAATCCCCCGACACACCCCCACGCGATCCGCTGATCGGCAAGCCCGGCAGCTATGGCATCCACCGCTACCTGCAGGGAGCGAGCAACCTGTTCGAGGAGAACCGACTGCTGAAGCTCGCCGTCATCGGCCTGTTCGGTATCACGGCGGTGCTGGGCATGGTGATCTACACCTCCAACCAGAACACCCGGACGGTCATCGTCCCCTTCGGCGCGGGCGGCGACCTCTATGTCACGGGCGGCGAGCCGTCCGAGGCCTATCTGCGCTCGATGACTCGCAATGTCGTGTCGCTTTCGGGAACCTATTCAGCCTACTCGGCCGACCGGCAGTTCCAGGAACTGCTGAGCATCACGCATCCGTCCACCTACAACAGCCTGCGCGACAGCCTCAACCGGCTGCTCGACGAACTGGCCAACAACCCCACGCTCTCGATCGCGACCTACATCCGTCCCGATCAGCCCGTGACCTGGACCCGGACCGAGATACTCGTGCCGGTCGAGAAGGTCCGGGTGATCGGCGGCGTGATCCGCAAATTCCGGGGCAATCTGCGGATTCGCTACGTGATCGACAATGGCCGTTTCTGGCTGACCGCCCTTACCGAGGAAAATTTCGATGCGAACCCCCGTTAAGCGGGCGTTGGCGCTCGCCCTCCTGGCCACGCCATTGCCCTCAATGGCGCAGACCGTCACCGCGCTGCCCGATCAAACCAGCACCATTCGCCTGTCCAATCGCGACATCAACCATGTCGTCTGCGCGGGCGGCGAAATCGAGGACGTCAGGTTTTCGGCCGAAAAGGCGATCGCCGTCGAGCGTGCCGGATCGGACGCCTGGATCAAGTTCCTCGTTCGCGAGATCGACGATGCCGGGATGGTGACGCGCAGCTTCGTCACCGTACCGTCCGAATTCTTCATCACCTGCAACGGCGCGGTCTATGCGCTCTATGCCGAGCCGTCGGACATTCCGGCGCAGACGGTGTTGCTCCAGCCCGGTGCTCCCCAGCGCGCCCGCGCCAATGAGGAACTGCTAGGGCCCCTGGTCGAAGAAGAACGGGCGGTCTCGATCACGCTCTCGATGCTCCAGGACCGGATCCCGGCGAGCTTCACCAGCGTCGCGCCGCGATCAGGTCCGATCCGGCTCCGGGCGCTGCCGGGCGCCACGCTGGAGGAACGACGCCGGATCGAGATCGACGGGTCCGGCCTCTCGGCATCGGAATATCTGGTCTCTGCCGCTGGCGGCGCGCAGCTCGACGAACGCGGTTTTCTCGACGGCGCGCTCGGCGCCAACATCTTCGCGATCACGCTCGACCGGGGCAATATCGAGGCCGGGGAAGCCGCGCGGCTGATCGTCGTTCGCCGGGGAGCCGGGCAATGAGCGGCGGGGACTCTCGCGGCGGTCGCGGGCCCCGCGGGCGCGGTCCTGACGATCGCGCGGAGGAACTCGACCTCGACGGCTATGAGGCGGACCGCCCTCGTTCTGGCGAGAATACGCGCGGCCCCGCGCTGCTCGATCTCAAGACGCGGTGGCAAACGCTGACCGCACGCCAGCAGCTGCGCTTAAGGCAGCTTGGCGTCGCCGGCGCGATCGGCGTGCTGGGGCTCGGCCTCTATACGGCGAGCGGCAACAAGACCGAGCAGGCCGCGCCATCGCCCAGCTCGAAGCTCGACATGGGCGCGGGGCTTCGCGGCGACAGCCTCGAGGTCAAGCTGCGCGGCGACCTCCAGAAGATCCTCGACGGACAGCAATTGCTCGGCGATCGCGTCACCGCCATCGAGGAAGGCAAGGTCGTGCCCGGCGCCGGCACGCCGCCCCATGCGCTCGACGGCGATCTGCCTCCGGCAATACCCGGCTCGGTTCCCGATTTTCCCGAACCGCCCGCGACCGGTGACATCGATCCGTCCGTCGCGAAGCCGCCCTCACCGCCTGCCGCGCCGCCCGCGCCTCCGGCCCCGCCGGTCGAGAAGACCGTGGGCGCGATCGGCGCCGCGACCAGCCCGGTCGCGGCCGCCGATGGGGCACAGGCCGCTAAAAAAAAGACGCGGACCATCTATTTGCCACCTGGTTTCATGAAGGCGCGGCTCCTCACCGGGATCGATGCGCTGGCGAGCCGGGATGCGACCAACAATCCCG is a window of Sphingobium sp. MI1205 DNA encoding:
- a CDS encoding TraB/VirB10 family protein; the encoded protein is MSGGDSRGGRGPRGRGPDDRAEELDLDGYEADRPRSGENTRGPALLDLKTRWQTLTARQQLRLRQLGVAGAIGVLGLGLYTASGNKTEQAAPSPSSKLDMGAGLRGDSLEVKLRGDLQKILDGQQLLGDRVTAIEEGKVVPGAGTPPHALDGDLPPAIPGSVPDFPEPPATGDIDPSVAKPPSPPAAPPAPPAPPVEKTVGAIGAATSPVAAADGAQAAKKKTRTIYLPPGFMKARLLTGIDALASRDATNNPEPLIARVQAPAVLPNDVKANLAGCFVIGNATGSLAKERVEVQLVSLSCVDFDERSVVDQPIKGFFVDADGKKGLSGKVVTRAGAALARAFIAGTITGVADTVQNTVGDVSTSALGSVRTLDAGDAAQAGIAGGLSRSSEKLTDFYLDLARQAGPIVEVGAAKDVVVVIQEGVTLEIKPTAGSKF
- a CDS encoding type-F conjugative transfer system secretin TraK, which codes for MRTPVKRALALALLATPLPSMAQTVTALPDQTSTIRLSNRDINHVVCAGGEIEDVRFSAEKAIAVERAGSDAWIKFLVREIDDAGMVTRSFVTVPSEFFITCNGAVYALYAEPSDIPAQTVLLQPGAPQRARANEELLGPLVEEERAVSITLSMLQDRIPASFTSVAPRSGPIRLRALPGATLEERRRIEIDGSGLSASEYLVSAAGGAQLDERGFLDGALGANIFAITLDRGNIEAGEAARLIVVRRGAGQ
- a CDS encoding type IV conjugative transfer system protein TraL, which encodes MDERLPQYLHKPVQILWFGSDEFVLVITVIFVAVIVGGMLGWALVAGLLLFVPWLRTKPRGFIPHMAWRWGLVRWSNYPGPTQTRFYE
- a CDS encoding TraE/TraK family type IV conjugative transfer system protein, translating into MFGRKSPDTPPRDPLIGKPGSYGIHRYLQGASNLFEENRLLKLAVIGLFGITAVLGMVIYTSNQNTRTVIVPFGAGGDLYVTGGEPSEAYLRSMTRNVVSLSGTYSAYSADRQFQELLSITHPSTYNSLRDSLNRLLDELANNPTLSIATYIRPDQPVTWTRTEILVPVEKVRVIGGVIRKFRGNLRIRYVIDNGRFWLTALTEENFDANPR